Proteins co-encoded in one Erinaceus europaeus chromosome 2, mEriEur2.1, whole genome shotgun sequence genomic window:
- the GIPR gene encoding gastric inhibitory polypeptide receptor isoform X1, producing the protein MPAFVSWRLLLLLLWLWAPLFLRAAETGSEGQTAGELYQRWERYGRECQEALEAQEPPAGLACNGSFDMYACWNYTAPNTTAHASCPWYLPWHHLVAAGFVLRQCGSDGHWGPWRDHSQCENPEKNGAVQDQKLILERLQVVYTVGYSLSLATLLLALFVLSVFRRLRCTRNYIHINLFASFMLRAAAILTRDRLLRPPGPYPGDEAPALWNHALAACRTAQVVTQYCVGANYTWLLVEGVYLHSLLVLVGGSEEGHFRCYLLFGWGAPALFVIPWVIVRHLYENSQCWERNEIKAIWWIIRTPILMTILINFLIFIRILGILLSKLRTRQMRFPDYRLRLARSTLTLVPLLGVHEVVFAPVTEEQAQGTLRFAKLGFEIFLSSFQGFLVSVLYCFINKEVRSEIRRGWHRCRLRRRVGEEQRRPSERASRTLPEYTGSGWVHRARAQSSGTLPRPGDEASRVLESYC; encoded by the exons ATGCCCGCTTTTGTGTCCTGgaggctgttgctgctgctgctgtggctgTGGGCACCTCTGTTCCTGAGGGCGGCTGAG ACAGGCTCTGAGGGGCAGACGGCCGGGGAGCTGTACCAGCGCTGGGAACGCTATGGCAGGGAATGCCAGGAAGCTCTGGAGGCCCAGGAGCCTCCCGCAG GTCTTGCCTGTAATGGGTCCTTCGACATGTACGCATGCTGGAACTACACTGCACCCAACACCACTGCCCATGCGTCCTGCCCTTGGTATCTGCCCTGGCATCACCTTG TGGCTGCAGGCTTTGTCCTCCGTCAGTGTGGCAGCGATGGCCACTGGGGACCTTGGAGAGACCATTCCCAGTGTGAGAACCCAGAGAAGAATGGAGCTGTTCAG GACCAAAAGCTGATCTTGGAGCGGCTGCAGGTGGTGTACACTGTGGGTTACTCCCTGTCCCTGGCCACCCTGTTGCTCGCGCTGTTTGTCTTGAGTGTCTTCAG GCGTCTGCGCTGCACTCGTAACTACATCCATATCAACCTCTTTGCCTCATTCATGCTTCGGGCAGCGGCCATCCTCACTCGGGACCGCCTGCTGCGTCCTCCTGGACCCTACCCTGGGGACGAGGCCCCGGCCCTGTGGAACCAC gcccTCGCTGCCTGCCGCACCGCCCAGGTGGTGACCCAGTACTGCGTGGGCGCCAACTACACGTGGCTGCTGGTGGAGGGCGTGTACCTGCACAGCCTGCTGGTGCTCGTGGGAGGCTCCGAGGAGGGGCACTTCCGCTGCTACCTGCTCTTCGGCTGGG GGGCCCCCGCGCTTTTCGTCATTCCCTGGGTGATCGTCAGGCACCTGTACGAGAACTCGCA GTGCTGGGAGAGGAATGAAATCAAAGCCATTTGGTGGATCATACGCACCCCTATCCTTATGACCATCCTG ATTAATTTCCTCATCTTTATCCGCATTCTCGGCATCCTCCTGTCCAAACTGAGGACGCGACAGATGCGCTTCCCAGATTACCGGCTGAG GCTGGCCCGATCCACACTGACACTGGTGCCCCTGCTGGGGGTCCATGAGGTGGTGTTCGCTCCTGTGACAGAGGAACAGGCCCAGGGGACTCTGCGCTTTGCCAAGCTCGGCTTTGAGATCTTCCTCAGCTCCTTCCAG GGCTTCCTGGTCAGCGTGCTCTACTGCTTCATCAACAAGGAG GTGCGGTCGGAGATCCGCCGTGGCTGGCACCGCTGTCGCCTGCGTCGCCGCGTGGGCGAGGAGCAGCGCCGACCTTCGGAGCGTGCTTCCAGGACCCTACCCGAGTATACCGGCTCTGGCTGGGTCCACAGGGCCCGCGCCCAGTCGTCAGGGACCCTTCCAAGGCCCGGAGATGAGGCCAGCAGGGTCTTGGAAAGTTATTGCTAG
- the GIPR gene encoding gastric inhibitory polypeptide receptor isoform X2 has product MPAFVSWRLLLLLLWLWAPLFLRAAETGSEGQTAGELYQRWERYGRECQEALEAQEPPAGLACNGSFDMYACWNYTAPNTTAHASCPWYLPWHHLVAAGFVLRQCGSDGHWGPWRDHSQCENPEKNGAVQDQKLILERLQVVYTVGYSLSLATLLLALFVLSVFRRLRCTRNYIHINLFASFMLRAAAILTRDRLLRPPGPYPGDEAPALWNHALAACRTAQVVTQYCVGANYTWLLVEGVYLHSLLVLVGGSEEGHFRCYLLFGWGAPALFVIPWVIVRHLYENSQCWERNEIKAIWWIIRTPILMTILINFLIFIRILGILLSKLRTRQMRFPDYRLRLARSTLTLVPLLGVHEVVFAPVTEEQAQGTLRFAKLGFEIFLSSFQVRSEIRRGWHRCRLRRRVGEEQRRPSERASRTLPEYTGSGWVHRARAQSSGTLPRPGDEASRVLESYC; this is encoded by the exons ATGCCCGCTTTTGTGTCCTGgaggctgttgctgctgctgctgtggctgTGGGCACCTCTGTTCCTGAGGGCGGCTGAG ACAGGCTCTGAGGGGCAGACGGCCGGGGAGCTGTACCAGCGCTGGGAACGCTATGGCAGGGAATGCCAGGAAGCTCTGGAGGCCCAGGAGCCTCCCGCAG GTCTTGCCTGTAATGGGTCCTTCGACATGTACGCATGCTGGAACTACACTGCACCCAACACCACTGCCCATGCGTCCTGCCCTTGGTATCTGCCCTGGCATCACCTTG TGGCTGCAGGCTTTGTCCTCCGTCAGTGTGGCAGCGATGGCCACTGGGGACCTTGGAGAGACCATTCCCAGTGTGAGAACCCAGAGAAGAATGGAGCTGTTCAG GACCAAAAGCTGATCTTGGAGCGGCTGCAGGTGGTGTACACTGTGGGTTACTCCCTGTCCCTGGCCACCCTGTTGCTCGCGCTGTTTGTCTTGAGTGTCTTCAG GCGTCTGCGCTGCACTCGTAACTACATCCATATCAACCTCTTTGCCTCATTCATGCTTCGGGCAGCGGCCATCCTCACTCGGGACCGCCTGCTGCGTCCTCCTGGACCCTACCCTGGGGACGAGGCCCCGGCCCTGTGGAACCAC gcccTCGCTGCCTGCCGCACCGCCCAGGTGGTGACCCAGTACTGCGTGGGCGCCAACTACACGTGGCTGCTGGTGGAGGGCGTGTACCTGCACAGCCTGCTGGTGCTCGTGGGAGGCTCCGAGGAGGGGCACTTCCGCTGCTACCTGCTCTTCGGCTGGG GGGCCCCCGCGCTTTTCGTCATTCCCTGGGTGATCGTCAGGCACCTGTACGAGAACTCGCA GTGCTGGGAGAGGAATGAAATCAAAGCCATTTGGTGGATCATACGCACCCCTATCCTTATGACCATCCTG ATTAATTTCCTCATCTTTATCCGCATTCTCGGCATCCTCCTGTCCAAACTGAGGACGCGACAGATGCGCTTCCCAGATTACCGGCTGAG GCTGGCCCGATCCACACTGACACTGGTGCCCCTGCTGGGGGTCCATGAGGTGGTGTTCGCTCCTGTGACAGAGGAACAGGCCCAGGGGACTCTGCGCTTTGCCAAGCTCGGCTTTGAGATCTTCCTCAGCTCCTTCCAG GTGCGGTCGGAGATCCGCCGTGGCTGGCACCGCTGTCGCCTGCGTCGCCGCGTGGGCGAGGAGCAGCGCCGACCTTCGGAGCGTGCTTCCAGGACCCTACCCGAGTATACCGGCTCTGGCTGGGTCCACAGGGCCCGCGCCCAGTCGTCAGGGACCCTTCCAAGGCCCGGAGATGAGGCCAGCAGGGTCTTGGAAAGTTATTGCTAG